Proteins encoded by one window of Antechinus flavipes isolate AdamAnt ecotype Samford, QLD, Australia chromosome 4, AdamAnt_v2, whole genome shotgun sequence:
- the LOC127561444 gene encoding olfactory receptor 2AP1-like: protein MLLMGNQTTVTEFFLVGLTNDPETQVILFVFLLLTYLLSVFGNLTIIILTLLDSHLQTPMYFFLRNFSFLEISFTTVFVPKMLVNIGTGNKTISFAECFIQYFFAILLGATEFYLLAAMSYDRYVAICKPLHYTMVMNKRLCLQLVLSSWISGFMIVIGPLIMTTMLPFCASNIINHYYCDYTILLQLACADTHFIEVIEFVLAVVTLPFTLVLVMISYAFIMRTIMKIPSAQKRKKAFSTCSSHMIVVSLSYGSCIFMYVNPSMKEAATFNKGIAVLNTSVAPLLNPFIYTLRNQQVKRAFTDMVRRMKFCSIK, encoded by the coding sequence ATGCTGTTGATGGGAAACCAGACCACAGTGACCGAGTTCTTTCTTGTAGGATTGACAAATGACCCTGAGACCCaagttattctttttgtttttctactacTAACATATCTTTTAAGTGTCTTTGGAAATCTGACCATCATTATTCTCACCCTGCTGGATTCCCACCTCCAGACTCCCATGTATTTCTTCCTCCGGAACTTCTCCTTTTTGGAAATTTCCTTTACAACTGTCTTTGTTCCCAAAATGCTAGTGAACATAGGAACTGGGAACAAGACTATTTCCTTTGCTGAatgttttattcaatatttttttgccattttattgGGAGCAACAGAATTTTATCTTTTGGCTGCCATGTCCTATGATCGTTATGTGGCCATCTGCAAGCCCTTGCATTATACAATGGTGATGAACAAGAGGCTTTGTCTCCAACTGGTCCTCAGCTCCTGGATCTCTGGTTTCATGATTGTTATTGGACCACTTATCATGACCACAATGTTGCCATTTTGTGCATCCAACATCATCAACCATTACTATTGTGATTATACCATATTGCTCCAGTTGGCCTGTGCAGACACACACTTCATAGAGGTGATTGAATTTGTCTTAGCTGTGGTGACTCTTCCCTTTACATTAGTACTAGTAATGATCTCCTATGCATTTATCATGAGGACAATTATGAAAATCCCTTctgctcagaaaaggaaaaaggcctTTTCTACCTGCTCTTCTCATATGATTGTTGTCTCTCTCTCCTATGGTAGCTGCATTTTCATGTATGTTAACCCGTCTATGAAAGAAGCAGCAACTTTTAATAAGGGAATAGCTGTGCTGAATACCTCAGTTGCTCCTTTGTTAAATCCTTTCATCTATACCCTAAGGAACCAGCAAGTAAAAAGAGCTTTCACAGATATGGTCAGAAGGATGAAGTTTTGctcaataaagtga